The following proteins are co-located in the Cupriavidus pauculus genome:
- a CDS encoding GMC oxidoreductase, with product MSGPHPYDTVIVGSGFGGAVAACRLAQAGQRVLVLERGRRWTPETFPRGDNDPWLWNQKQPQRFSGWADVRTFSDIWVIAGAGVGGGSLIYANVSVEAPPRTFAWGWPDDIGHATLQPWYDMVGEMLAVAPVPDAQLSPRARLVEEAAHACGWGDRFRKLPLAVSFRDDWHPDLPGAREDHQSRPFQNAHGRWQGTCVHCGNCDVGCQVLAKNTLDLNYLAVAEDHGAEIRPLHLVQRLEPLADGWRVRFDQIDPVAQSRTPGEVTAARVIVAAGSIGSTELLLRCRDTHRTLPRLSARLGYGWAHNGDFVTPAFYPGRMVSPSHGVTISAVIDLLDGSAPNGQALFVEDGGIPNIARNYIRRQMRRTRRGRLRALWREIGGLVDDGDPLETMMPWFGQGVDPGDGQLRLCRKWYAPWRQTLEMSWRHEPSEAVIESMIAAHRLLSAATGGNPWVPPTWRLLRNLVTPHPLGGCNMGRSAEDGVVDSHGRVFGYTGLYVMDGAIVPRALGLNPSRTIAALAERNVALLLREA from the coding sequence ATGAGCGGGCCGCATCCGTACGACACGGTGATCGTCGGCAGCGGCTTTGGCGGCGCCGTGGCGGCCTGCCGGCTGGCGCAGGCGGGCCAGCGCGTGCTGGTGCTGGAACGCGGGCGGCGCTGGACGCCGGAGACCTTTCCGCGCGGCGACAACGACCCGTGGCTCTGGAACCAGAAGCAGCCGCAGCGCTTCAGCGGCTGGGCCGACGTGCGGACGTTTTCCGATATCTGGGTGATTGCCGGCGCGGGCGTGGGCGGTGGCTCGCTGATCTATGCCAACGTGTCGGTCGAGGCGCCGCCGCGCACGTTTGCCTGGGGCTGGCCCGACGATATCGGCCACGCCACGCTGCAGCCCTGGTACGACATGGTCGGCGAGATGCTGGCCGTCGCGCCCGTGCCCGACGCGCAACTGAGCCCGCGCGCGCGGCTGGTGGAAGAAGCCGCGCACGCCTGCGGCTGGGGCGACCGCTTTCGCAAGCTGCCGCTGGCCGTGAGCTTCCGCGACGACTGGCACCCCGACCTGCCCGGCGCGCGGGAAGACCACCAGTCGCGCCCGTTCCAGAACGCGCACGGCCGCTGGCAAGGCACCTGCGTCCACTGCGGCAACTGCGACGTCGGCTGCCAGGTGCTGGCCAAGAACACGCTCGACCTCAACTACCTGGCCGTGGCCGAGGACCATGGCGCGGAAATCCGCCCGCTGCATCTGGTGCAGCGGCTGGAACCGCTGGCCGATGGCTGGCGCGTGCGCTTCGACCAGATCGACCCGGTGGCGCAATCCCGCACCCCCGGCGAGGTCACGGCCGCGCGCGTGATCGTGGCCGCCGGCTCCATCGGCAGCACCGAGCTGCTGCTGCGCTGCCGCGACACGCATCGCACGCTGCCCCGGCTGTCGGCGCGGCTCGGTTACGGCTGGGCCCACAACGGCGATTTCGTGACCCCGGCGTTCTATCCGGGCCGCATGGTGTCGCCGTCGCATGGCGTGACAATCTCGGCCGTGATCGACCTGCTCGACGGCAGCGCGCCGAACGGGCAGGCGCTCTTTGTTGAAGACGGCGGCATCCCGAACATCGCGCGCAACTACATCCGGCGCCAGATGCGCCGCACGCGGCGCGGCCGGCTGCGCGCGCTGTGGCGCGAGATTGGCGGGCTGGTCGACGACGGCGACCCGCTGGAGACGATGATGCCGTGGTTCGGCCAGGGCGTGGACCCCGGCGACGGCCAGCTACGGCTCTGCCGCAAGTGGTACGCGCCGTGGCGGCAGACGCTGGAGATGAGCTGGCGGCACGAGCCGTCGGAGGCCGTGATCGAGTCGATGATCGCGGCGCACCGGCTGCTGTCGGCCGCCACGGGCGGCAATCCGTGGGTGCCGCCCACGTGGCGCCTGCTCCGCAACCTCGTCACGCCGCACCCGCTGGGCGGCTGCAACATGGGGCGCAGCGCCGAAGACGGCGTGGTCGATTCCCACGGGCGCGTCTTCGGCTACACCGGGCTCTACGTGATGGACGGCGCCATCGTGCCGCGCGCGCTGGGGCTCAACCCGTCGCGCACGATTGCCGCGCTGGCCGAGCGCAACGTGGCGCTGCTGCTGCGCGAGGCGTAG
- a CDS encoding preprotein translocase subunit YajC yields MLANEEAGPAAPSAAPATAAPPATTRRVELYTHEPMVNWLSPLQLLRTAVRVTVARTIGAFADARAVQAALNPVATNPPIPVTANAPDGAVWVDYLADTGDGWHSTYSMALCASHPARLAADGVTLPRAQVLLLGGDQVYPTPAHGGYRTRFLDPFRAACPAPLPPDAAGNSEAAIAVPGAPLMVATPGNHDWYDGLRGFAQLFCTGAPVGGWQTRQRTSYYVLQLPHGWWIWGLDLQLESEIDRQQFDYFKAMHDRLAPGDRVVLCTPEPSWIDEMERLSRTRRRAFPSTETRTPRFRSLSRIERLLGDHLVAVLAGDKHHYARYTPEAGTTGPERVTCGGGGAFLHGTHQLPASPEPVAIGRTRQRYVLAGAAYPDRDTSRTLRNRAWQLPVRNVGLCTLFAAICFLFNWIVQSASRATAPPGQSLMQTLAALPIAPASLGDAWRALWMTLANSPASVAFAVAVMAFFAALSTRGTRSAVSLAGLVGALHGLLHVALAAGLFWALARLNLHVWGLHADDGWMLPLLLAQTLFAGGVLGGLLFGVWMVIANQLWGLHAEEVFSSQSIADYKSLLRMRFDADTLTIHPLKLEKVCRHWKLGPGLERLNRMGRTWRVAATPAASGPRFVPDAGEPWPPDALARTEPPIVIRRTGAAP; encoded by the coding sequence ATGCTTGCGAACGAGGAAGCGGGCCCCGCGGCGCCATCGGCCGCCCCCGCCACCGCCGCGCCGCCAGCCACCACGCGCCGCGTGGAGCTGTACACGCATGAGCCGATGGTCAACTGGCTCAGCCCCCTGCAACTGCTCAGGACGGCCGTGCGCGTCACCGTGGCGCGCACCATCGGCGCGTTTGCCGATGCCCGCGCGGTCCAGGCCGCGCTGAACCCCGTCGCCACCAACCCGCCGATTCCCGTCACCGCCAACGCGCCGGACGGCGCCGTGTGGGTCGACTACCTGGCCGATACCGGCGACGGCTGGCACTCCACCTATTCGATGGCGCTCTGCGCGAGCCACCCGGCGCGGCTGGCGGCCGATGGCGTCACGCTGCCGCGCGCGCAAGTGCTGCTGCTGGGCGGCGACCAGGTCTACCCCACGCCCGCGCACGGCGGCTATCGCACACGCTTTCTGGACCCATTCCGCGCCGCCTGCCCTGCCCCGCTGCCGCCCGACGCCGCCGGCAACAGCGAGGCCGCGATTGCCGTCCCCGGCGCGCCGCTGATGGTTGCCACGCCCGGCAACCACGACTGGTACGACGGCCTGCGCGGCTTTGCGCAACTGTTCTGCACGGGCGCGCCGGTGGGCGGCTGGCAGACCCGCCAGCGCACCAGCTACTACGTCCTGCAACTGCCGCATGGCTGGTGGATCTGGGGGCTGGACCTGCAGCTCGAATCCGAGATCGACCGCCAGCAGTTCGACTACTTCAAGGCCATGCACGACCGGCTGGCACCGGGCGACCGCGTGGTGCTGTGCACGCCCGAGCCGAGCTGGATCGACGAGATGGAGCGGCTGTCGCGCACCCGGCGCCGCGCGTTTCCGTCGACCGAGACACGCACGCCGCGCTTTCGCAGCCTGAGCCGCATCGAGCGGCTGCTGGGCGACCATCTGGTCGCGGTACTGGCCGGCGACAAGCACCACTACGCACGCTACACGCCGGAGGCCGGCACCACGGGGCCGGAGCGCGTCACGTGCGGGGGCGGGGGCGCGTTCCTGCACGGCACGCACCAGTTGCCGGCGTCGCCGGAGCCGGTGGCGATCGGCCGCACACGGCAGCGCTACGTGCTGGCCGGCGCCGCCTATCCGGACCGCGACACGTCGCGGACCCTGCGCAACCGCGCGTGGCAGCTACCCGTGCGCAACGTCGGCCTGTGCACGCTGTTCGCGGCCATCTGCTTCCTGTTCAACTGGATTGTCCAGAGCGCCAGCCGCGCCACCGCGCCGCCGGGCCAGAGCCTGATGCAGACGCTGGCGGCGCTGCCCATCGCCCCGGCCAGCCTGGGCGATGCGTGGCGCGCGCTGTGGATGACGCTGGCGAACAGCCCGGCGTCGGTGGCATTCGCCGTGGCCGTGATGGCGTTCTTCGCGGCGCTGTCGACGCGCGGCACGCGCAGCGCGGTGTCGCTGGCCGGGCTGGTGGGCGCGCTGCACGGCCTGCTGCACGTGGCGCTGGCGGCCGGGCTGTTCTGGGCGCTGGCCCGGCTCAACCTGCACGTGTGGGGCCTGCATGCCGACGACGGCTGGATGCTGCCGCTGCTGCTGGCGCAGACGCTCTTCGCCGGTGGCGTGCTCGGCGGCCTGCTGTTCGGCGTCTGGATGGTCATCGCCAACCAGCTCTGGGGCCTGCACGCCGAGGAAGTGTTCTCGTCGCAGTCGATTGCCGACTACAAGAGCTTACTGCGCATGCGCTTCGACGCCGACACGCTGACCATCCATCCGCTCAAGCTGGAAAAGGTGTGCCGCCACTGGAAGCTCGGGCCGGGCCTGGAGCGGCTGAACCGCATGGGCCGCACGTGGCGCGTGGCCGCGACGCCAGCCGCCAGCGGGCCGCGCTTCGTGCCCGATGCGGGCGAGCCGTGGCCGCCGGACGCGCTGGCGCGCACCGAGCCGCCCATCGTGATCCGCCGCACCGGAGCCGCGCCATGA
- a CDS encoding xanthine dehydrogenase family protein molybdopterin-binding subunit encodes MLSRRAFLVGGAGAVGAGALVVGWLVLRPDDRLDARRPPRVPEPAVPLNGWVAIGTDNAVTIVMCKAEMGQGIHTAAAMLLADELGADWRQVRVVQSPLDTLYVNRENLGAGLPYRHDDKRLHAELARDLSRRVSRYFGSMVTGGSTSIRDLWLPMREAGASAREMLCTAAARQWSVPARECVAQAGTVRHMASERSATFGALVTAARDLAHLEHPRLKDAASFTLIGQRIRRIETAPKLDGSLRFGIDVVPAELARDVGATGPLDLRYASVLMCPTLGGKYKGREVKFARPAGVHDCFPVDGYNGGTGGVAVIADNPFIAMRALCDLRVAPDQWDHGPAAQWNSARVRETLVAALDEGGARKYYRAGDADAVIRQTAEKGGKVLHMQYEVPYLAHGALEPINCTALVRDGRATVWVSTQVPQAARAAVAGALDLDADDVVIHERFLGGGFGRRLEVDYAAQAAVIAARAPGKAVQTIWSRPQDMAHDFYRPACVSRFSGVLDDKGNLVAWRAASASQSVSGQALARTYGLPHAIARVLPDATMAEGAFDQPYECANVEVSHRRVALPIPVGYWRSVGHSHQAFFVESFLDEMAAAAGKDPIQFRISLLKSPAHHRHVAVLRRLAELSGWKRPVVWKQGGQRLARGMALHESFGSIVGQVAEVRSDPVHGWRVTRVFCVVDCGVAVNPDLVVQQMESGIVFGLSAAMQQAVTIRDGQVQQHYFSEVPLIDMETCPDIVTHVMASPAKVPYGVGEAGTPPIAPAVANAVAALTGQRVYTLPLRPPPALPAGEELWEGDRWCKWCKSL; translated from the coding sequence ATGCTGAGTCGCAGAGCGTTCCTTGTGGGCGGCGCCGGCGCGGTGGGCGCTGGCGCGCTCGTGGTGGGCTGGCTGGTGCTGCGCCCCGACGACCGGCTTGATGCACGCCGGCCGCCGCGCGTGCCGGAGCCGGCCGTGCCGCTGAACGGCTGGGTTGCCATCGGCACCGACAACGCCGTGACCATCGTCATGTGCAAGGCCGAGATGGGGCAGGGCATCCACACCGCCGCCGCGATGCTGCTGGCCGACGAACTGGGCGCCGACTGGCGCCAGGTGCGCGTGGTGCAGTCGCCGCTGGACACGCTCTACGTCAACCGCGAGAACCTGGGCGCCGGCCTGCCGTACCGGCACGACGACAAGCGGCTGCATGCGGAACTGGCGCGCGACCTGTCGCGCCGGGTGTCGCGGTATTTCGGGTCGATGGTCACGGGCGGTTCCACCAGCATCCGCGACCTGTGGCTGCCGATGCGCGAGGCCGGTGCGTCGGCGCGCGAGATGCTCTGCACCGCCGCCGCGCGCCAGTGGTCCGTGCCGGCCCGCGAGTGCGTGGCGCAGGCCGGCACCGTGCGGCACATGGCCTCCGAGCGCTCGGCAACCTTTGGCGCGCTGGTCACGGCGGCCCGCGATCTTGCCCATCTCGAACATCCCCGGCTCAAGGACGCCGCGTCGTTCACGCTGATCGGCCAGCGCATCCGGCGCATCGAGACCGCGCCAAAGCTCGACGGCAGCCTGCGCTTCGGCATCGACGTGGTGCCCGCCGAACTGGCGCGCGACGTCGGCGCAACCGGGCCGCTCGACCTGCGCTACGCGAGCGTGCTGATGTGCCCGACGCTGGGCGGCAAGTACAAGGGCCGCGAGGTGAAGTTTGCGCGGCCGGCCGGCGTGCACGACTGCTTTCCCGTGGATGGCTACAACGGCGGCACCGGCGGCGTGGCCGTGATTGCCGACAACCCGTTCATCGCCATGCGCGCGCTGTGCGACCTGCGCGTGGCGCCCGACCAGTGGGACCACGGCCCGGCCGCGCAGTGGAACAGCGCCCGGGTGCGCGAGACGCTGGTGGCGGCGCTGGACGAAGGCGGCGCGCGCAAGTACTACCGCGCCGGCGACGCCGACGCCGTGATCCGCCAGACCGCGGAGAAGGGCGGCAAGGTGCTGCACATGCAGTACGAGGTGCCCTACCTGGCGCACGGCGCGCTGGAGCCGATCAACTGCACCGCACTCGTGCGCGACGGGCGCGCCACGGTCTGGGTATCCACGCAGGTGCCGCAGGCCGCGCGGGCCGCCGTGGCCGGCGCGCTGGACCTGGACGCCGACGACGTCGTGATCCACGAGCGGTTCCTGGGCGGCGGATTCGGGCGGCGGCTGGAGGTGGACTACGCGGCGCAGGCCGCCGTGATCGCGGCGCGCGCGCCGGGCAAGGCCGTGCAGACGATCTGGTCGCGCCCGCAGGACATGGCGCACGACTTCTACCGCCCGGCCTGCGTGTCGCGCTTCAGCGGCGTGCTGGACGACAAGGGCAACCTGGTGGCCTGGCGCGCGGCGTCGGCCAGCCAGTCGGTGTCCGGGCAGGCGCTGGCGCGCACGTACGGCCTGCCGCACGCCATCGCCCGCGTGCTGCCCGACGCCACGATGGCCGAGGGCGCATTCGACCAGCCCTACGAATGCGCCAACGTCGAGGTCAGCCACCGGCGCGTGGCGCTGCCGATTCCGGTGGGCTACTGGCGCTCGGTCGGCCATTCGCACCAGGCGTTCTTCGTCGAATCGTTCCTGGACGAGATGGCGGCAGCCGCCGGCAAGGACCCGATCCAGTTCCGCATCAGCCTGCTCAAGTCGCCGGCCCACCATCGCCATGTGGCGGTGCTGCGGCGGCTGGCCGAGCTGTCGGGCTGGAAGCGGCCCGTGGTGTGGAAGCAGGGCGGCCAGCGCCTGGCGCGCGGCATGGCGCTGCATGAATCGTTCGGCAGCATCGTGGGGCAGGTGGCCGAGGTGCGCAGCGACCCGGTGCACGGCTGGCGCGTGACGCGCGTGTTCTGCGTGGTGGACTGTGGCGTGGCCGTCAATCCGGACCTGGTGGTGCAGCAGATGGAAAGCGGCATCGTGTTCGGGCTGTCGGCGGCCATGCAGCAGGCGGTCACGATCCGCGACGGGCAGGTGCAGCAGCACTACTTCAGCGAGGTGCCGCTGATCGACATGGAGACCTGCCCGGACATCGTCACGCACGTGATGGCCAGCCCGGCCAAGGTGCCGTACGGCGTGGGCGAGGCCGGCACGCCGCCGATTGCGCCCGCCGTGGCCAACGCCGTGGCGGCGCTGACCGGCCAGCGCGTCTACACGCTGCCGCTGCGGCCGCCACCGGCGCTGCCGGCCGGCGAGGAACTGTGGGAGGGCGACCGATGGTGCAAGTGGTGCAAGTCACTGTGA
- a CDS encoding (2Fe-2S)-binding protein, with protein sequence MVQVTVNGTTVDVRSAPETPLLWVLRCELGLTGTKFGCGIGVCGACTVFVGKEARPSCREPVRQLQGASVTTIEGLRGPVADALRQAWTDCDVVQCGYCQSAQLIAAAALLARRRAPTDKEIDAAMKDIVCRCGTYPRIRKAIKQAAGALRG encoded by the coding sequence GTGGTGCAAGTCACTGTGAACGGCACGACCGTCGACGTGCGGTCCGCCCCGGAAACGCCGCTGCTGTGGGTGCTGCGCTGCGAACTGGGCCTGACCGGCACGAAGTTCGGCTGCGGCATCGGCGTCTGCGGCGCGTGCACGGTGTTCGTCGGCAAGGAGGCAAGGCCGTCGTGCCGCGAGCCGGTCAGGCAGCTACAGGGCGCGTCCGTGACGACCATCGAGGGCCTGCGCGGCCCCGTGGCCGACGCGCTGCGGCAGGCGTGGACCGACTGCGACGTCGTGCAGTGCGGCTACTGCCAGAGCGCCCAGCTGATCGCGGCCGCAGCGCTGCTGGCCCGCCGCCGCGCGCCAACGGACAAGGAAATCGACGCGGCAATGAAGGACATCGTGTGCCGCTGCGGCACGTATCCACGAATCCGCAAGGCGATCAAGCAGGCGGCGGGGGCTTTGCGGGGGTAG
- a CDS encoding enoyl-CoA hydratase/isomerase family protein encodes MSATPPPDSGQVTLAVQGQVATLTFDRPAARNAMTWAMYEQLGKHCRDLAGPGGAGIRVVVMRGAGGEAFVAGTDIAQFRAFTTGDDGIHYEEQIDAGIGLVEALPMPTVAVVDGWCVGGGLAIATACDFRLATPNARFGVPIARTLGNTLSALNLAKLRAAWGLQPVRRMLLLAQILDADAALACGFLEAVHPAAAIDAETAALCERLAKLAPVTQQVVKEALRRQTVTAIADTDDLVRRCYGSEDFREGVTAFVEKRAPVWGGK; translated from the coding sequence ATGAGCGCGACCCCGCCGCCGGACAGCGGCCAGGTCACGCTGGCCGTCCAGGGACAGGTCGCCACGCTGACGTTCGACCGCCCGGCCGCCCGCAACGCCATGACGTGGGCGATGTACGAACAGCTAGGCAAGCACTGCCGCGATCTGGCAGGCCCGGGCGGCGCCGGCATCCGCGTGGTGGTGATGCGCGGCGCCGGCGGCGAGGCGTTCGTGGCGGGCACCGACATCGCCCAGTTCCGCGCGTTCACCACCGGCGACGACGGCATCCACTACGAGGAACAGATCGACGCCGGCATCGGCCTGGTCGAAGCGCTGCCGATGCCCACCGTGGCCGTGGTCGACGGCTGGTGCGTGGGCGGCGGCCTGGCCATCGCCACCGCATGCGACTTCCGGCTGGCCACGCCCAACGCGCGCTTCGGCGTGCCCATCGCGCGCACGCTAGGCAACACGCTGTCGGCGCTGAACCTGGCCAAACTGCGCGCCGCATGGGGCCTGCAGCCCGTGCGCCGCATGCTGCTGCTGGCCCAGATCCTGGACGCCGACGCCGCGCTGGCCTGCGGCTTCCTGGAAGCGGTCCACCCAGCGGCCGCAATCGACGCAGAAACCGCCGCGCTGTGCGAGCGCCTGGCCAAACTGGCACCGGTCACGCAACAGGTGGTCAAGGAAGCCCTGCGCCGCCAGACCGTGACCGCCATCGCCGACACCGACGACCTGGTCCGCCGCTGCTACGGCAGCGAAGACTTCAGGGAGGGGGTGACGGCGTTTGTGGAAAAGCGGGCGCCGGTGTGGGGTGGGAAGTAG
- a CDS encoding CaiB/BaiF CoA transferase family protein, translating into MTPFDTSSATASANASQDGDRPLPLAGVRVLDVCQVMAGPYACMLLADLGADVIKVEPPDGGDQTRGAMGFKMKGPDSMGFLNMNRNKRSVTLDLKSEAGRQVLYRLAESADILVENYRPGVMKRLGIDYDTLASINPRLVYVSISGFGQTGPWAKRPGFDLMAQAMSGVMSVTGYPGDAPVKCGVPVADIGCALFATYGMLAAYIGAKETGKGQYVDASLFDSALAFSVWDSAEYWGTGREPEPLGTANRMSAPYQAMQASDGHFVMGATNQKLWQLLCNTLDRQDLLADERFATVALRLANRPALIAELEQTFGQKPSDYWIETLLEVGIPAGPILTYPQAFDSEHGRHRQMRIEIDHPIEGKVPNIGFAVKMGGTPQQVRRHPPLLGQHTDEVLAELGIGHDEKEALAAAGAFGA; encoded by the coding sequence ATGACGCCTTTCGATACTTCCTCCGCTACCGCATCCGCCAACGCCAGCCAGGACGGCGACCGCCCGCTGCCGCTGGCCGGCGTGCGCGTGCTCGACGTCTGCCAGGTGATGGCCGGCCCGTACGCCTGCATGCTGCTGGCCGACCTGGGCGCCGACGTGATCAAGGTGGAGCCGCCCGACGGCGGCGACCAGACGCGCGGCGCCATGGGCTTCAAGATGAAGGGCCCGGACAGCATGGGGTTCCTGAACATGAACCGCAACAAGCGCAGCGTGACGCTGGACCTCAAGAGCGAGGCCGGCCGCCAGGTGCTCTACCGGCTGGCCGAATCGGCCGACATCCTGGTCGAAAACTACCGGCCCGGCGTGATGAAGCGGCTGGGCATCGACTACGACACGCTCGCCAGCATCAACCCGCGGCTGGTCTACGTCAGCATCTCCGGCTTCGGCCAGACCGGCCCGTGGGCCAAGCGCCCCGGCTTCGACCTGATGGCGCAGGCCATGTCCGGCGTGATGAGCGTGACCGGCTACCCGGGCGACGCCCCGGTCAAGTGCGGCGTGCCCGTGGCCGATATCGGCTGCGCGCTGTTCGCCACCTACGGCATGCTGGCCGCCTACATCGGCGCGAAGGAAACCGGCAAGGGCCAGTACGTCGATGCGTCGCTGTTCGACTCGGCGCTGGCGTTCTCGGTCTGGGACAGCGCCGAATACTGGGGCACGGGCCGCGAGCCCGAGCCGCTGGGCACGGCCAACCGCATGAGCGCGCCCTACCAGGCCATGCAGGCGTCGGACGGCCATTTCGTGATGGGGGCGACCAACCAGAAGCTGTGGCAGCTGCTGTGCAACACGCTGGACCGGCAGGACCTGCTGGCCGACGAACGCTTTGCCACGGTGGCGCTGCGGCTGGCCAACCGCCCGGCGCTGATCGCCGAACTGGAGCAGACGTTCGGCCAGAAGCCGAGCGACTACTGGATCGAGACGCTGCTGGAAGTCGGCATCCCGGCCGGCCCGATCCTGACCTACCCGCAGGCGTTCGACAGCGAGCACGGCCGGCACCGCCAGATGCGCATCGAGATCGACCATCCGATCGAGGGCAAGGTGCCGAACATCGGCTTCGCCGTGAAGATGGGCGGCACGCCGCAGCAGGTGCGCCGGCATCCGCCGCTGCTGGGCCAGCATACCGACGAGGTGCTGGCCGAGCTGGGCATCGGCCACGACGAGAAGGAGGCGCTGGCGGCAGCCGGCGCGTTCGGGGCATGA
- a CDS encoding Bug family tripartite tricarboxylate transporter substrate binding protein: MQRRQFLLGAAAGLAVPSLALPTLARAADMPGPVRIVVGFAPGGGTDVLARVIGQKLGMMWNTSVVVENKPGATGAIAAAYVAKQPADGTTLLMAHVNSHAIGPALLDVKYDPVADFSPISMVGVTPNMLTCRPEQKVRSVADIVALCRKKPGQISFGSSGIGSAQHLALELFRLQAKLDVVHVPYKGSGPLIADLLGGQIDYAFDTMTAATPFIAQGKVIAIAQTRLKRAASHPNVPTLAESGFPGLDAASWYGLVGPKGMPPALVQRMNQDVNKALAMPDVAEKLRSFGAEDSGGSSQQFGAFIAAEASKWGKVVKQAGVKAEA; the protein is encoded by the coding sequence ATGCAGCGCAGACAGTTCCTTCTCGGGGCGGCGGCCGGCCTGGCCGTGCCCAGCCTGGCGCTACCCACCCTGGCCCGCGCCGCCGACATGCCCGGCCCGGTGCGCATTGTCGTGGGTTTTGCCCCCGGTGGCGGCACCGACGTGCTGGCGCGCGTAATCGGCCAGAAGCTCGGCATGATGTGGAACACCAGCGTGGTGGTGGAGAACAAGCCCGGCGCCACCGGCGCGATTGCCGCGGCCTACGTGGCCAAGCAGCCCGCCGACGGCACCACGCTGCTGATGGCGCACGTCAACAGCCACGCCATCGGTCCCGCGCTGCTTGACGTCAAGTACGACCCGGTAGCCGATTTCTCGCCGATCTCGATGGTCGGCGTGACGCCCAACATGCTGACCTGCCGCCCCGAGCAGAAGGTGCGCAGCGTAGCCGACATCGTCGCGCTGTGCCGCAAGAAGCCGGGCCAGATCTCGTTCGGCTCGTCGGGCATCGGCTCCGCGCAGCATCTGGCGCTGGAACTCTTTCGCCTGCAGGCCAAGCTCGATGTCGTGCACGTGCCGTACAAGGGCTCCGGCCCGCTGATCGCCGACCTTCTAGGCGGCCAGATCGACTACGCATTCGACACGATGACCGCTGCCACGCCGTTCATCGCCCAGGGCAAGGTCATCGCCATCGCCCAGACGCGCCTGAAGCGCGCCGCCAGCCATCCCAACGTGCCGACGCTGGCCGAATCGGGCTTTCCCGGCCTGGACGCCGCCTCGTGGTACGGGCTGGTCGGCCCCAAGGGCATGCCGCCCGCGCTGGTCCAGCGCATGAACCAGGACGTCAACAAGGCGCTGGCCATGCCGGACGTGGCCGAGAAACTGCGCAGCTTCGGCGCCGAAGACTCGGGCGGCTCCAGCCAGCAGTTCGGCGCCTTCATCGCGGCCGAAGCCAGCAAGTGGGGCAAGGTCGTGAAACAGGCCGGCGTCAAGGCCGAAGCCTGA
- a CDS encoding LysR family transcriptional regulator, giving the protein MTLPPLRPARLHFDLTTVQLFIAVAELGSITRGAERLHLAAAAASRRVLELEAQLGVALFERLPHGMALTEAGRALLAHARGITHTVQRMQDDAASFVGGDLGVVRVAAPKSAVIQFLPFDIQRCATVCPGVRVDLQEMNSQEVQQALRRGTVDIGIYEGSLGMVDLPTAPYRSDRLELVVARGHPLARRRKVTLADILDCDLITLGESSAISITLDRLAEEAGRVPRMRMRVGGFDSIAALVAQSLGVGVMPQAIAAEIAAGSRFVRLAIAEPWAGRQFVICHRPADALSSAAIGVLAVLAQNAKPEIPK; this is encoded by the coding sequence GTGACCCTGCCGCCGCTGCGCCCTGCCCGCCTGCATTTCGACCTGACCACCGTCCAGCTTTTCATCGCCGTGGCCGAACTCGGCAGCATCACGCGGGGCGCCGAGCGGCTGCACCTGGCCGCGGCGGCGGCGTCGCGGCGCGTGCTGGAGCTGGAAGCCCAGCTTGGCGTGGCCCTGTTCGAGCGGCTGCCGCACGGCATGGCGCTGACCGAGGCCGGCCGCGCGCTGCTGGCCCACGCGCGTGGCATCACGCACACCGTGCAGCGCATGCAGGACGACGCCGCGTCGTTCGTCGGCGGCGACCTGGGCGTGGTGCGCGTGGCGGCGCCCAAGTCCGCCGTCATCCAGTTCCTGCCGTTCGATATCCAGCGCTGCGCCACGGTCTGCCCCGGCGTGCGCGTGGACCTGCAGGAAATGAACAGCCAGGAAGTCCAGCAGGCGCTGCGGCGCGGCACCGTCGACATCGGCATCTACGAAGGCAGCCTGGGCATGGTGGACCTGCCCACGGCGCCCTACCGCAGCGACCGGCTCGAACTGGTCGTCGCGCGCGGCCACCCGCTGGCGCGGCGGCGCAAGGTGACGCTGGCCGATATCCTGGACTGCGACCTGATCACGCTGGGCGAAAGCTCGGCCATTTCGATCACGCTCGACCGGCTGGCCGAGGAAGCCGGCCGCGTGCCGCGCATGCGCATGCGCGTGGGCGGCTTCGACAGCATCGCCGCGCTGGTGGCCCAGAGCCTGGGCGTGGGCGTGATGCCGCAGGCCATCGCGGCGGAAATCGCCGCCGGCAGCCGCTTCGTGCGGCTGGCCATCGCCGAGCCCTGGGCCGGGCGCCAGTTCGTGATCTGCCACCGGCCGGCCGATGCGCTGTCGTCGGCCGCCATCGGCGTGCTGGCGGTGCTTGCGCAAAATGCGAAACCTGAAATCCCCAAATAG